The Pithys albifrons albifrons isolate INPA30051 chromosome 13, PitAlb_v1, whole genome shotgun sequence genome has a segment encoding these proteins:
- the PDCD7 gene encoding programmed cell death protein 7: MAQPPPPFPARLPPPFRAFPPPFPGPAARPPPFPVGPAAPPPFLLPPPAGPAGEAGPRFPPGGPYLAAAPPRAVAEEEAAAAQRQQDELWLSQFLGRRRAAPPPPPPLAANPSSARAAAAAALGRVARLAALCRALRRSEDEGDEPGWARAREEAEAALRELRELVRPLREPRYREALRRKAERARKRRLRLQRRKLEARAAKEEEAARAAEREAKIDQWRAKCIQEVEEKNRERELKAAADSVLSEVRRKQADTKRMVDVLQGLEKLRKLRKEAAARKGVCPPPSADEAFESQVESLKTLLKTRTELYEAEERALRVMLEGEQEEERKREMEKKQKKEREKLLQQKLEIDSKLFGDPAEFPLAHLLQPFRDYYLQAEHSVAALIQIRHEWDQYLVPADHPKGSCIPPGWVLPSLPTNDTWATAVR, translated from the exons ATGGCACAGCCACCGCCGCCCTTCCCCGCCCGCCTCCCGCCGCCCTTCCGCGCCTTCCCACCGCCCttccccggccccgccgctcgcCCGCCGCCCTTCCCGGTGGGGCCGGCGGCGCCCCCGCCCTTCCTCCTGCCGCCGCCCGCCGGCCCCGCGGGTGAGGCCGGGCCGCGCTTCCCGCCGGGCGGCCCCTACTtggcggcggccccgccgcgggcAGTGGCcgaggaggaggcggcggcggcgcagCGGCAGCAGGACGAGCTGTGGCTGTCGCAGTTCCTGGGCCGCCGTCGCGCCGCTCCacccccgccgccgccgctcgccGCCAACCCCAGCAGCGCGCGGgccgcggcggcggccgcgctgGGCAGGGTGGCCCGGCTGGCCGCGCTGTGCCGGGCCCTGCGGCGGAGCGAGGACGAGGGCGACGAGCCGGGCTGGGCCCGGGCGCGGGAGGAGGCGGAGGCGGCGCTGCGGGAGCTGCGGGAGCTGGTGCGGCCGCTGCGGGAGCCCAGGTACCGCGAGGCGCTGCGCAGGAAGGCCGAGAGGGCGAGGAAGAGGAGGCTGCGCCTGCAGCGGAGGAAGCTCGAAGCCAGGGCGgccaaggaggaggaggcggccCGGGCGGCCGAGCGGGAGGCCAAGATCGACCAGTGGCGAGCCAAGTGCATCCAGGAGGTGGAGGAGAAGAACCGG GAACGAGAGCTTAAGGCTGCTGCTGACAGTGTCTTGTCTGAAGTACGGAGGAAACAAGCAGACACCAAGAGGATGGTGGATGTCCTGCAGGGGCTGGAAAAGCTTCGGAAGCTGAGGAAAGAGGCTGCTGCCAGGAAAG gTGTTTGTCCACCCCCCTCAGCAGATGAAGCATTTGAAAGTCAGGTGGAGAGTCTCAAAACGTTGCTCAAAACTCGCACAGAGCTGTATGAGGCTGAGGAGAGAGCACTGAGGGTTATGCTGGAGGGagaacaggaggaggaaaggaagagggaaatggaaaagaaacagaagaaggaaagggaaaaactaCTACAGCAGAAACTGGAAATTGATTCCAAGCTGTTTGGGGATCCAG CTGAATTCCCACTTGCCCACCTATTGCAGCCCTTCAGAGACTACTACTTACAAGCTGAGCATTCTGTAGCAGCTCTAATCCAGATCAG GCATGAATGGGATCAGTACTTGGTGCCTGCTGACCACCCCAAAGGAAGCTGCATCCCTCCAGGATGGGTTCTCCCCAGTCTCCCCACCAATGACACTTGGGCCACTGCTGTCAGATGA